CAAAGTACGCCAAGTACAGTATACTCCGTTCAATACTTATGTCGATCTGGAGTATGACAAGGCGAACACCAAACAGATTTTCAGCCTGCTGAATCCTGTTCTGATTACAACAACCGGGAGTCAATCCGAGAAATTGGTTTATCCGGGCAGAATCACGGCCGATAATTCTGAAGTGCACAAAGACCACTCGCAGGCAACGCTTGTATTCAAGCATACCGGGCTTAACCAGCCGGACTCTGCCACGCTGAAGATTGCCGGCATCTCGGCTCTGGAGCCGGACCGTATGAAATTTGTGGTCGATCTGAACAAACAACAAGTGATTGAAGCACCGACCAACGATTGGGAAATAGTCACCTCCAAACAAGAGCATAATGCAACAGCAGAAGAGATTCTGCTCCGGCGCAAAGTGACCGAACTGTTTTATTATACTGATTCGCAAGGGGCAGTACAGGCGGAATACATCGGCGTAGGACTGGCCGACAAATTCACCGATGCGGACGGCCAGGTGCATGATAGAACCAATCGGGAAACGCCACTTGTCAATTTTGGCGGCACCTCGATCTCTAGAGATGGTACGGGAACCGGTGAGATGAGTTTATCTTTTGACAGTCAAGCTGCAGATTACCCGCAGCCGCTTACCCTACCGGTAACGCGAGTTTGGAATCCAATTATGGAGACGCAAAGTATCGAGCTGTTCTCAAAGAAATAGAATACAGCAAGAAGCCCCGCCCAGCCGACAGGCTTGCGGGGCTTCTCCTTTTCTTAAGCGCTGCTTCGCCAGCTCACTCCCTAATTAATTTTGATGAACTGCCACTTTTGCGCATCGGTACCGTTGTCCGTCCATTGCTGCACGACCGCACCGTCTGCTGTCGAGGAATTCGATACATCCATCGCCAGCCCGCTGGCCTTGGAGATCACTTTGTAATACCCGCCGCCGACATCGACGATCTTCCACCGCTGGGCGTTGCTGCCGTTGTCATTCGCCTGCTGGAGCTGGACTCCGCTGGCCGTGGAAGCGTTCGGCACATCGAGCAATTTTCCGCTATGCATCGCCGTAAGCTTGTAGAAGCCGTCTCCCGTGCTCTCCACTCTGAATTGCTGATTGGCGGCGGTGTAATTGGTCCACTGATGCATTTTGGCACCGTCTGCTGTAGAGACATCTGTCACATCCAGCACCTTGCCGCTCGCCTTGTTCATCAAAGTGTAGATCCCGCCGCTGACAATGCCGCTTGTAGGAGCGCCCTCCTGGTACACCCGCACATAATCCACGAGCATCTGTGCCGGGAAGCTGGTGGACGCATTCGGAGCGCCCGGCCAGTTGCCGCCCACCGCGAGGTTCAAGAGCAGGAAGAACGGTTTCTGGAATTCCTCTGTATTGCCGGTTCCGTTCTCAATATAGAATTCATTGAACTGGTTGCCGTCCACGAACCATCTGATGTACTTCGAATCCCATTCCACACTGTATATATGGTATTGGGAGAAGTCCAGATTACCGGATACCCTTCCGAATTCGGCGTGGCCGCCTGCATCCCAGTGTACCGTGCCGTTAACGGCAGCGTTATTGTTTACCCGCTCCATAATATCGATCTCACCGCAGGCCGGCCAGCCGGGCGGGGTGTTGATATTGGAGCCGAGCATCCAGAACGCAGGCCATAAGCCTTGGCCGGACGGCAGCTTGATTCTGGCTTCGATTTTGCCGTATGTGAAATTCTTAAGCCCCTGCGTCTTGATCCGCGCCGAGGTATAGTTCATGCCTTCATAGGATTCTTTCTGCGCAGTAATAACCAGATTGCCGCCGGTCACCTTCAGATTCTGTGAACGGTTGGTATAGTATTGCAATTCATTGTTGCCCCAGCCTCCGGTGCCTGTGCCAATCTCGGCTGTCCAGTTCCCCGTATTGAGGGAAGATCCGTCGAACTCGTCGCTCCAGGCCAGATTCCAGGTTGCTGCGCTTGCGCTCCCTGCAGGGACCAGTGCGATTAATAATGTGAACAGCATGAACAAGCTTAAGACTTTACCTCTTTTAAACATCTTCGTCCTCCTCTTTTGCATTTCGAAGTTGCCCTACTTATTTCAATGCACGCGTACGTTCGCGCAGTTGAAACCTTACCCAACCGGTTTCGGACATGAATATGGCAGCGCCTTCTTCTGCTACATCCCATATATATCGCTTTTGCTTCCCGGAAGAACCAGAAATTTGACAATTCAGCGAACCTGAGGGAAAGTGAAGGACTGTCCTTTCGGAAGACACCAGTAGAGCGGCAGGTTTACATTATACATTTAGCCCCCGTTCCTTCCCGCTAGCGATTGTGTTCAGTTTTTCGCATACATTCGGCCGGATTATCTCCACGCTATCGCATTGCTGTGCTACGTTGTCACCCCCGGCGCAGCAAAAAACCGCGCTCCAACAGAGGCGGTTCATGCTTTTACAAAGATAATGCCGTTGTACTACTCGAGTCCGTGCTCTTCGCGGATCTTATACATCCCTTGCACGAGCAGCTCCGAAGGATCACGGTTAAGCTGCAGATGCGTCAGCAGCAGATGGAGCGGGATCGCGCATACGTTATTTCCGTCTGTGATGGCAGGGAAGCCTGCTTCAAAGACCGGTCCATGCTCCTCGTTCCAGGCCAGTCCGGCATGCACCTGCTCCGGTGCGAACTCCTCCGTTACAGCGGCGATACACATCGGCACCAGCACGTTATCGACAGCAGCCTTGGCTTCCTCTTCACTGGCGAGCGGCTTAGGCATGGAGTTGCCTCCCTTGGTCTTCATCAGCTCGTGGAAGAAGGACGCCATCCAGATCTCCGGACTGTTGCCGGACTGGAACCGGGCAGCCAGCTCACGAAGGAAGAAGCCGCAGTAATAATCAGCGTTATCTTTATCCTTCACACGGAATACAAATACCGGGCCGTAGTTGTCCAGGTTCAGCACCTGTCCTTCCACATCGCTGAAGCTCATTTTGAGCGCTACAATGCCGTTATGAAAAACAGCCTTGAGCAGCTCATTCCAGTTCTCTTCGGTCATGGCCTTCTCGGCAGCTTCCGCTTCACCGTTCACCGGCTCATTCGTGGTCTCATTGGTTGTTTCGTTTGTCATAGTTAAATTCACCCCACTGTCTATCATACCATCCTATTGAACAAGGTAACATACCATATCTCTCAGGCGCAAATGGAAAGCTCTGCCGGACCCGGATGTATGTCCTTATGCGCAAGTGCTATACTAGACAGGGTACAGTTACGATCTCATCTTGCAGAAGGGAATGACACTAACCATGAATACCGAACAATTGGACCGGATTCACACTGGCCTAGGCTTTATAGCTGCTCTGGACCAGAGCGGAGGAAGCACCCCCAAAGCGCTGCTGCAATACGGTATTAAGGAAGACCGTTATTCAGGGGACGAAGAGATGTACACCATGGTTCACAGCATGAGAACACGCATTATTCAGAGCCCCGCCTTTACAGGCGAGCATATTCTCGGTGCAATTCTGTTCGAGAACACGATGGACCGCTTCATTGACGGGCAATATACCGCCGATTACCTGTGGGAGCAGAAGGGCATCGTGCCTTTTCTCAAAATAGACCAGGGACTGGCCGCTCCTGAGCACGGAGTCCAGCTTATGAAGCCTATTCCCGCCCTCGACGA
The window above is part of the Paenibacillus sp. FSL H8-0048 genome. Proteins encoded here:
- a CDS encoding RICIN domain-containing protein; the encoded protein is MFKRGKVLSLFMLFTLLIALVPAGSASAATWNLAWSDEFDGSSLNTGNWTAEIGTGTGGWGNNELQYYTNRSQNLKVTGGNLVITAQKESYEGMNYTSARIKTQGLKNFTYGKIEARIKLPSGQGLWPAFWMLGSNINTPPGWPACGEIDIMERVNNNAAVNGTVHWDAGGHAEFGRVSGNLDFSQYHIYSVEWDSKYIRWFVDGNQFNEFYIENGTGNTEEFQKPFFLLLNLAVGGNWPGAPNASTSFPAQMLVDYVRVYQEGAPTSGIVSGGIYTLMNKASGKVLDVTDVSTADGAKMHQWTNYTAANQQFRVESTGDGFYKLTAMHSGKLLDVPNASTASGVQLQQANDNGSNAQRWKIVDVGGGYYKVISKASGLAMDVSNSSTADGAVVQQWTDNGTDAQKWQFIKIN